The following are from one region of the Salvia splendens isolate huo1 chromosome 2, SspV2, whole genome shotgun sequence genome:
- the LOC121792441 gene encoding G-type lectin S-receptor-like serine/threonine-protein kinase SD2-2: MYLQVKFILVFLLSSYIIASEIESVRIHVGLDANSAQTFKKVQNSTDSSKKLESFQVVLNGNATISSENKTFKVGFFTPNDEYWYFGIWYASIPIPAYIWVANRENPINNLSSAAAEITGDGKLAIVDHDSRNIVWESNNVEEGSDLRLLEQGDLLLLSSDGRIVWRSFDFPTDTWLPGMNLTAERQLTAWRSSVDPAPGRYSLRLNPPYYGELALVYSSKNNDISVGMNNPFTYWTTGNWSGNAFAGVPQMTIPYIYKFNFVDPFTPMATFGYTEVPLESGLPLTRFVLDHMGQLKQFTWSQQSQVWNTFWSQPDNICRVYALCGNLGLCNGNPLSPCQCFNGFRPLSSVSWSKDDFAEGCSREGDASCSENDEFKEVGGVSHDRAMVFSFSGSRSECESTCLKNCSCVGFFHNSDSNSCNNLYGSLLNLRNATSDNTMKDNLYVRVESRGGDKKKKSKETALLIGMICGILVILSVGTVHLYWRRRKIMRRRGEDDSGFQVSNLRVFSYKELHAATRGFSVKLGHGGFGAVFQGVLSNTAAVAVKRLERPGGGEKEFRAEVCTIGNIQHVNLVRLRGFCSENSHRLLVYDYMPNGPLSMYLKHTSQSLSWDVRFRIAVGTARGIAYLHEGCRNCIIHCDIKPENILLDEDFSAKVSDFGLAKLIGRDFSRVLATMRGTWGYVAPEWISGVAITSKADVYSYGMTLLELIGGRRNVEGPPSAGGGGENEKEKWFFPPWAARQIIEGNVAAVVDKKLSHVYNEAEAMRLGLVAVWCIQDDESTRPSMGMVVKMLEGVVEVTIPPPPKLLQALVSGESFQGVLPDSGRRVPQQDAGSFDANTSISMDSKDSKSSQ, from the coding sequence ATGTATTTACAAGTCAAATTTATTCTAGTTTTTCTCTTATCATCGTATATTATTGCCTCAGAAATCGAATCAGTGAGAATTCACGTCGGCCTGGATGCAAATTCAGCTCAAACATTCAAGAAAGTTCAAAATTCCACCGATTCTAGCAAAAAGTTGGAATCTTTTCAGGTGGTTCTGAATGGAAACGCCACAATTTCAAGCGAAAACAAGACATTCAAAGTGGGTTTTTTCACCCCGAATGATGAATATTGGTATTTCGGGATTTGGTATGCTTCAATCCCGATTCCGGCGTATATCTGGGTAGCAAACCGCGAAAATCCTATCAACAACTTATCGTCAGCAGCTGCGGAGATCACCGGCGACGGTAAGTTGGCCATAGTAGACCACGATTCAAGGAACATCGTGTGGGAATCGAACAATGTCGAAGAAGGAAGTGATTTGAGGCTGTTAGAGCAAGGGGATTTGCTTCTGTTGAGCAGCGACGGCCGGATTGTGTGGCGGAGCTTCGATTTTCCGACGGACACGTGGCTTCCAGGTATGAATTTGACGGCGGAGCGGCAGCTGACTGCTTGGAGGAGCTCAGTTGATCCTGCTCCGGGCAGGTATTCTCTGCGGCTGAATCCACCTTATTATGGTGAACTTGCACTTGTTTACAGTAGTAAGAATAATGATATTAGTGTGGGTATGAACAATCCTTTTACGTATTGGACTACtggaaattggagtggaaaTGCATTTGCTGGTGTGCCTCAAATGACGATTCCATACATATATAAGTTTAACTTCGTTGACCCTTTTACTCCAATGGCGACATTCGGGTACACGGAGGTGCCCTTGGAGAGTGGGCTTCCGTTGACGAGGTTTGTCCTTGATCATATGGGGCAGCTGAAGCAGTTTACGTGGTCCCAACAGAGTCAAGTGTGGAACACTTTTTGGTCTCAGCCTGATAATATCTGTAGAGTTTATGCATTGTGTGGGAATTTGGGGCTGTGTAATGGAAACCCTTTGAGTCCTTGTCAATGCTTTAATGGTTTTAGGCCATTGAGTAGTGTTTCATGGAGTAAGGATGATTTTGCGGAGGGTTGTTCGCGGGAAGGTGATGCTAGTTGTAGTGAGAATGATGAGTTTAAGGAGGTTGGAGGTGTGAGCCATGACAGGGCAATGGTTTTTTCGTTCAGTGGGAGTAGGAGTGAGTGTGAGAGTACGTGCTTGAAGAATTGTTCTTGCGTAGGTTTTTTTCATAATTCAGATAGTAACTCGTGCAACAATTTGTATGGTTCGCTTCTGAACTTGCGTAATGCTACTTCTGATAATACAATGAAGGATAACTTGTATGTGAGGGTGGAGTCCAGGGGCGGTGACAAAAAGAAGAAGAGCAAGGAGACGGCTCTTTTGATCGGAATGATATGTGGGATTCTTGTGATTTTGAGTGTGGGAACCGTACACTTGTACTGGAGAAGGAGAAAGATTATGAGAAGGAGGGGAGAAGACGACAGTGGGTTTCAAGTTTCGAATCTAAGGGTGTTCTCCTATAAAGAGCTTCATGCTGCAACTAGGGGTTTCTCGGTGAAGCTAGGTCATGGAGGGTTTGGGGCAGTTTTTCAAGGTGTGCTGTCGAATACTGCTGCCGTGGCTGTGAAGAGGTTAGAAAGGCCTGGTGGCGGTGAGAAGGAATTCAGAGCAGAGGTGTGCACTATAGGAAACATTCAGCATGTTAATTTGGTGAGGCTAAGAGGATTTTGTTCTGAAAACTCTCATCGTCTCTTGGTTTACGACTATATGCCAAACGGACCTCTTAGCATGTACCTGAAACACACTAGTCAGAGTCTGAGTTGGGATGTAAGGTTTAGGATTGCTGTTGGGACAGCAAGAGGTATTGCTTATTTACATGAAGGGTGTCGAAACTGCATTATACATTGTGATATAAAGCCTGAGAACATCCTATTAGATGAAGATTTCTCAGCTAAGGTGTCGGATTTTGGGTTGGCTAAGTTGATTGGCAGAGACTTTAGCAGGGTTCTGGCAACCATGCGAGGTACATGGGGGTATGTTGCACCAGAGTGGATCTCTGGTGTTGCAATCACATCGAAAGCTGATGTGTATAGCTATGGAATGACATTATTGGAGTTGATAGGCGGCAGGCGCAACGTGGAGGGGCCACCTTCTGCCGGTGGAGGCGGAGAGAATGAGAAAGAGAAGTGGTTTTTCCCTCCCTGGGCGGCACGCCAGATTATTGAAGGAAATGTTGCAGCAGTCGTGGATAAGAAGCTTTCGCATGTTTATAATGAGGCAGAGGCAATGCGTCTTGGCTTAGTTGCCGTTTGGTGCATACAGGATGATGAATCTACTAGACCTTCGATGGGGATGGTAGTGAAAATGCTGGAAGGTGTGGTGGAGGTGACCATTCCACCACCTCCGAAGCTGCTGCAAGCATTAGTATCCGGTGAGTCCTTTCAAGGCGTCCTGCCTGATTCCGGAAGAAGGGTTCCACAGCAGGATGCTGGCAGTTTTGATGCTAACACCTCGATCTCCATGGACTCGAAAGATTCCAAATCGTCACAATAA